A single Vigna radiata var. radiata cultivar VC1973A chromosome 8, Vradiata_ver6, whole genome shotgun sequence DNA region contains:
- the LOC111242347 gene encoding uncharacterized protein LOC111242347, translating to MKLISCQMITTPRGERYVHQATMSILHHLRNYSWDAKPLVTLAAFALEYGNLLHLSDVATPDNLLTLSLKQLNQIQTRKDPATILVPLVMKVLHDIQEWTRLSSFGYDILDVCHLCLMPFKRFLLLYIG from the exons ATGAAGCTGATTTCCTGTCAG ATGATAACCACACCCCGTGGTGAACGTTACGTGCACCAAGCGACAATGAGCATTCTTCATCACCTCAGAAACTACTCGTGGGATGCGAAGCCACTAGTAACTCTAGCTGCTTTCGCTTTGGAGTATGGGAATCTTCTGCACCTCAGTGATGTTGCAACACCAGATAACCTACTTACACTCTCCTTGAAACAACTGAATCAAATTCAAACCAGAAAGGACCCTGCCACCATTTTGGTGCCATTGGTGATGAAGGTGCTTCACGACATCCAAGAGTGGACAAGATTGTCTTCTTTTGGTTACGACATACTGGATGTGTGCCATCTTTGTCTGATGCCCTTCAAGAGGTTCCTGTTGTTGTATATTGGATAA
- the LOC106769785 gene encoding protein SIEVE ELEMENT OCCLUSION B, giving the protein MALALLNPSASVTTSQQKDQLPNPFELQDSQIRYKVYLTHVNDDKEYDGDVLFNLVSNILNSASAQVSATTVSVTSFKPDFPTLKQLSCQMITTRGSPECAHQTTLKILQQLSGFSWGAKAVIALAAFSLEYGEFWRLDRIQVADQFGNSLKQLNQVQISRKVPADMTDLVTVLGEVLNYINLWEKWSAMDYDTEAVPSLLAAMQEIPLAVYWTIASIVASVGNLVGISEHKLSNFKDRLNKIVIKLKTHMENGRWEIGRIQDYKIRFDIRYPKIKDVVDLLDILIIPASDSGTSIPKIFEDGVQIKNGIQVFKQKYVMLFISGLDSIGDEILLLSSIYKRLQEHAGEEIKGFKKGDFRILWIPVVDDWNTDNTRREKFYNLKKSMKWHVLEYFEKLPGYEIIVQKLKYDGKPIVTVINPQGQIINENALHIIFEWEIEAFPFRQTDVDDLNKKWKWFWNLLEKTDDKAKLLGRDNTSCVFIYGGNDSNWIQNMKNAIGKIEKHEINNVDVNIERYQLGEHNPDHVPSFWIGLDGKKKNKECKGRVDCEIQEVVRTLLCLKQDPLGWVVLSRGRNLKLLGHGEPMYQTVLEFEKWKNTVLEKETFDVAFKEHYDVVKERYASRPYDHTSSVLATITCPNTSCGRVMEVTSIQYRCCHGSANGCSV; this is encoded by the exons ATGGCTTTGGCATTACTCAACCCATCCGCAAGTGTCACTACTTCACAGCAGAAAGACCAACTCCCCAACCCTTTTGAGCTCCAAGATTCTCAGATCCGCTACAAGGTTTATCTCACTCACGTCAATGACGACAAAGAGTACGATGGGGATGTCCTTTTCAACCTTGTGTCCAACATTCTCAACTCCGCCTCAGCTCAAGTTTCAGCAACTACT GTTTCTGTCACAAGTTTCAAACCAGACTTCCCTACTCTGAAGCAGCTTTCTTGTCAG ATGATAACCACACGTGGAAGTCCAGAATGTGCACACCAGACAACACTCAAGATTCTTCAGCAACTGAGTGGATTCTCGTGGGGTGCGAAGGCGGTGATAGCTCTAGCTGCATTCTCTTTGGAATATGGGGAATTTTGGCGGCTTGATCGTATTCAAGTAGCAGATCAATTCGGGAACTCTTTGAAGCAGCTTAACCAAGTCCAAATTAGCAGAAAGGTCCCTGCAGACATGACTGATCTGGTCACAGTTTTAGGGGAAGTGCTAAATTACATCAATCTGTGGGAAAAATGGTCTGCTATGGATTACGACACTGAGGCAGTGCCTTCATTGTTAGCTGCCATGCAAGAGATCCCTCTTGCTGTCTACTGGACAATTGCTTCCATTGTTGCTTCCGTTGGCAACCTCGTCGGTATATC AGAGCATAAATTATCAAACTTTAAAGACAGGCTTAATAAGATTGTGATCAAGTTGAAGACCCATATGGAAAATGGCAGATGGGAAATAG GGAGGATACAAGATTACAAAATCCGTTTCGATATTAGATATCCTAAAATTAAAGATGTTGTGGATCTGTTGGACATTCTGATTATTCCTGCGTCTGACAGCGGAACTTCCATACCCAAAATATTTGAAGACGGCgtccaaattaaaaat GGTATTCAAGTGTTCAAGCAGAAATACGTGATGCTGTTCATTTCGGGTCTCGACAGCATTGGAGATGAGATTTTGCTTTTGAGTTCCATATACAAGAGATTGCAAGAGCATGCAGGAGAAGAAATAAAAGGTTTCAAGAAAGGTGATTTCAGGATCTTATGGATCCCCGTTGTGGATGATTGGAACACCGATAACACTAGGAGGGAgaagttttataatttgaagaaaagcatgaaatgGCACGTGTTGGAGTACTTTGAAAAGTTACCAGGATACGAGATAATAGTGCAGAAACTTAAATACGATGGCAAGCCTATAGTGACAGTGATCAACCCCCAAGGTCAGATAATAAATGAGAATGCATTGCATATTATTTTTGAGTGGGAGATCGAAGCGTTTCCTTTTAGGCAAACTGACGTTGATGATCTCAACAAAAAATGGAAATGGTTTTGGAATTTATTGGAGAAAACAGATGACAAAGCAAAG CTGTTGGGAAGGGATAATACAAGTTGCGTGTTCATCTATGGAGGTAACGACAGTAATTGGATCCAAAACATGAAGAACGCAATTGGAAAGATTGAGAAGCATGAGATCAATAATGTGGACGTTAACATAGAGAGGTATCAGCTGGGGGAGCATAACCCTGATCATGTACCCTCATTTTGGATCGGTCTTGatgggaagaagaagaacaaggaGTGCAAGGGAAGAGTGGACTGTGAAATTCAGGAAGTTGTGAGGACCTTGCTTTGCCTTAAACAAGATCCACTGGGATGGGTTGTTCTTAGCAGGGGGCGTAACTTAAAGCTACTGGGTCATGGTGAGCCTATGTATCAAACTGTGCTTGAATTTGAGAAATGGAAAAACACGGTGCTCGAGAAAGAAACCTTTGATGTTGCCTTCAAAGAACATTATGATGTGGTGAAAGAGAGATATGCCAGTCGCCCATATGATCACACTTCAAGTGTTCTAGCCACCATAACTTGCCCAAATACCTCATGTGGAAGAGTCATGGAAGTGACATCAATTCAGTATAGGTGCTGTCATGGTAGTGCAAACGGTTGCAGTGTCTGA
- the LOC106772832 gene encoding protein SIEVE ELEMENT OCCLUSION B gives MALSNGTSTTALIPQSGTASIQHRASLPNPFDLTDDQILDIVYLAHLNDDEICDTDKLYSLVSNIVLRSQSLISASSSKPEFVTLKLISCQMISTRAAAHCVHQTTMWILQHLKCYSWDAKALIAIAALSLEYGSFVHLSQFQTNDVLGNSLRQLNQVQSRNVSAVAELVTYTVTAFQQIKEWARYAADGYDPEDVPDLTEAFQAILVVVYWTIAATVASTGNLVGVSSYKLSEYKFRLSAAVEKLTTHLGHCSVQIGNVRDYVIIRNIFDRPKDIVDFLKALIYPQKKGPENPKIFQGSNLVTKGIEVFRQKHVLLFISGLDSVEDEISLLNSMYDRLQEDPKEAKGLKKEDFKILWIPIVEQWNEGSREQFKALKSGIKFYVVEYFYELPGLKIIKDRERLNFDIQPIAPLLSPRGTIMNENALEVIFEWGIEAFPFRKIDGEELTLKWKWLWDLILKATPGLQVKENRYIFIYGGSNSAWIQNFTHELSRIKMNESIQRADIIIEYYQLGKGKSEPNNSVPSFWIGVERKKQNKKHQEAVDCEIQKIVKCLFCLKRDPQGWAILSKGHNIKHLCHGQAVYQTVAEFQNWKGKVFEREGFDIAFKEYYDAKEKEISAIQPCEDYTSTSNVIATITCPNPTCGRVMEVSSVNYKCCHRDDALNC, from the exons ATGGCATTGTCTAATGGAACTTCAACTACCGCTTTGATTCCTCAAAGTGGCACAGCTTCCATCCAACATCGTGCCTCTTTGCCCAATCCATTTGATCTTACTGACGATCAGATCCTCGACATTGTTTATCTAGCCCACCTCAATGACGATGAAATTTGCGACACAGATAAACTTTACAGCCTTGTCTCCAACATTGTCCTTCGG AGCCAATCTCTGATTTCCGCAAGCAGTTCCAAACCAGAATTCGTTACACTGAAGCTGATTTCTTGCCAG ATGATATCCACACGTGCTGCTGCGCACTGCGTACACCAGACAACAATGTGGATACTTCAACATCTGAAATGCTATTCCTGGGATGCGAAAGCGCTGATAGCAATAGCTGCTCTGTCTTTGGAGTACGGGAGTTTCGTGCACCTTTCTCAGTTTCAAACAAACGATGTGCTTGGAAACTCGTTGAGGCAGCTGAATCAAGTTCAGAGCAGGAATGTATCTGCTGTTGCCGAACTTGTCACGTACACAGTGACAGCGTTTCAGCAAATCAAAGAGTGGGCAAGGTATGCTGCTGATGGTTATGATCCAGAGGACGTGCCTGACTTGACAGAAGCCTTTCAAGCCATCCTTGTTGTTGTATACTGGACAATTGCTGCCACTGTTGCTTCCACTGGCAACCTTGTCGGTGTATC GAGCTATAAGTTATCAGAATACAAATTCAGGCTTTCCGCTGCTGTTGAGAAATTGACAACGCATCTTGGACATTGCAGTGTGCAAATAG GCAATGTACGAGATTACGTTATCATCAGGAACATCTTTGACAGGCCTAAAGATATTGTAGACTTTTTGAAGGCTCTGATCTACCCTCAAAAAAAGGGGCCTGAGAATCCCAAGATATTTCAAGGGAGCAACCTAGTTACAAAG GGCATTGAAGTGTTCAGGCAGAAACACGTGCTGCTCTTCATCTCGGGTCTGGACAGCGTTGAAGATGAGATTTCGCTTTTGAATTCAATGTACGACAGACTGCAAGAGGATCCAAAAGAAGCAAAAGGTTTGAAGAAAGaagattttaagattttgtgGATCCCCATTGTGGAACAGTGGAACGAGGGCAGTAGGGAACAGTTCAAAGCTTTGAAGAGTGGCATCAAATTTTACGTGGTGGAATACTTTTACGAGTTACCAGGGTTGAAGATAATAAAGGATAGAGAAAGGTTGAATTTTGATATTCAGCCAATTGCCCCGTTGTTGAGCCCCAGAGGTACAATAATGAATGAAAACGCCCTGGAAGTGATCTTTGAATGGGGGATAGAAGCCTTCCCTTTCAGGAAAATTGATGGTGAAGAACTCACTCTAAAATGGAAGTGGCTTTGGGATTTAATCTTAAAAGCAACACCAGGACTGCAG GTTAAGGAGAACAGATACATCTTTATCTATGGAGGTAGCAACAGTGCATGGATCCAAAACTTCACACACGAACTGTCAAGGATAAAAATGAACGAGAGTATCCAGCGAGCGGATATTATAATAGAGTACTATCAACTGGGGAAGGGGAAGAGTGAACCCAACAACAGTGTTCCGAGTTTCTGGATTGGCGTGGAAAGGAAGAAGCAGAACAAGAAACACCAAGAGGCTGTGGACTGCGAGattcaaaaaattgtcaagTGCTTATTCTGCTTGAAACGAGACCCACAAGGATGGGCCATTCTGAGCAAAGGGCATAACATTAAGCACCTTTGCCATGGGCAGGCTGTATACCAGACAGTGGCGGAGTTTCAAAACTGGAAAGGTAAAGTCTTTGAGAGAGAAGGATTCGACATTGCCTTCAAGGAGTACTACGACGCCAAGGAAAAAGAGATATCTGCCATTCAACCATGCGAGGACTATACTTCAACTTCAAATGTCATAGCTACCATCACATGCCCCAACCCCACGTGCGGCCGTGTCATGGAGGTCTCTTCTGTTAACTACAAGTGCTGCCATCGTGATGATGCTTTGAATTGTTGA
- the LOC106771240 gene encoding DNA-directed RNA polymerase V subunit 7: MFLKVQLSWNVIIAPENLQPQGLMLQRAIIIRLLSDFAMKKATKDLGYFLAVTTLEKIGEGKVRQHGDVLFPVVFNAITFKIFKGEILEGVVHKVLKHGVFMRCGPIENVYLSHLKMPDYEYVPGENACFMNDKLSKIGKDVTLRFSVIGTKWMEADRDFQALVSLEGDYLGPVSTPDI, translated from the coding sequence ATGTTTCTCAAAGTTCAGCTGTCTTGGAATGTCATCATTGCTCCAGAAAATCTGCAACCACAAGGTCTGATGCTACAGAGAGCAATCATCATCCGCCTGCTGAGTGACTTTGCTATGAAGAAAGCAACCAAAGATCTGGGATACTTTCTTGCTGTGACCACACTGGAGAAAATAGGGGAAGGAAAGGTCAGACAGCATGGGGATGTGCTCTTCCCTGTTGTTTTTAATGCCATTACCTTCAAGATTTTCAAGGGAGAGATATTGGAGGGTGTTGTCCACAAGGTTCTAAAGCATGGAGTTTTCATGAGATGTGGTCCAATTGAGAATGTCTATCTCTCACATTTGAAGATGCCTGATTACGAATATGTTCCTGGTGAAAATGCTTGCTTCATGAATGACAAATTGTCAAAAATTGGAAAAGATGTCACACTTCGCTTTTCAGTGATAGGTACTAAGTGGATGGAAGCAGATAGGGACTTTCAAGCATTGGTCAGTTTGGAAGGAGATTATCTGGGACCAGTCTCCACTCCCGATATTTAA
- the LOC106771083 gene encoding uncharacterized protein LOC106771083 isoform X1: protein MDSISVPNPKPKQMFCLKWPWNETNPNSSPSPCKFEGPWPLKSLQNLGLIAFNFASSVSGWKKKTTLTQSEAEQRAFASALASAKEATLVEFYSPKCRLCNSLLKFVSEVETRNSHWLNIVMADAENPNWLPELLHYDVSYVPCFVLLDHNGKALAKTGVPSSRLHVIAGISHLLKMKRPQQK from the exons ATGGATTCGATTTCTGTTCCCAATCCTAAACCTAAACAAATGTTTTGCCTGAAATGGCCATGGAATGAAACAAACCCTAACTCTAGTCCTAGTCCCTGCAAGTTTGAGGGTCCTTGGCCATTGAAGTCTCTCCAAAACCTTGGTTTAATAGCTTTCAATTTTGCGAGCTCTGTTTCAGgttggaaaaagaaaacgaCTCTCACACAATCGGAGGCAGAGCAGAGGGCATTTGCTTCGGCTCTGGCAAGCGCCAAGGAGGCGACTTTGGTGGAATTCTACTCACCCAAGTGCAGGCTCTGTAATTCCCTGCTCAAATTTGTTTCCGAAGTCGAAACCCGGAACTCTCACTGGCTCAATATTGTCATGGCTGATGCTGAGAATCCCAATTGGCTACCTGAG CTCCTTCATTATGATGTTAGCTATGTTCCTTGTTTTGTGCTTCTCGACCACAATGGCAAGGCCCTGGCAAAGACAGGTGTCCCAAGTAGTCGTTTACACGTTATTGCAGGAATCTCCCATCTTCTCAAAATGAAGCGCCctcaacaaaaatga
- the LOC106771083 gene encoding uncharacterized protein LOC106771083 isoform X2 produces the protein MDSISVPNPKPKQMFCLKWPWNETNPNSSPSPCKFEGPWPLKSLQNLGLIAFNFASSVSGWKKKTTLTQSEAEQRAFASALASAKEATLVEFYSPKCRLCNSLLKFVSEVETRNSHWLNIVMADAENPNWLPEKQNVVWLVLAFENPHMGSNFISAKVSVWLHKLHRLAPSL, from the exons ATGGATTCGATTTCTGTTCCCAATCCTAAACCTAAACAAATGTTTTGCCTGAAATGGCCATGGAATGAAACAAACCCTAACTCTAGTCCTAGTCCCTGCAAGTTTGAGGGTCCTTGGCCATTGAAGTCTCTCCAAAACCTTGGTTTAATAGCTTTCAATTTTGCGAGCTCTGTTTCAGgttggaaaaagaaaacgaCTCTCACACAATCGGAGGCAGAGCAGAGGGCATTTGCTTCGGCTCTGGCAAGCGCCAAGGAGGCGACTTTGGTGGAATTCTACTCACCCAAGTGCAGGCTCTGTAATTCCCTGCTCAAATTTGTTTCCGAAGTCGAAACCCGGAACTCTCACTGGCTCAATATTGTCATGGCTGATGCTGAGAATCCCAATTGGCTACCTGAG AAGCAGAATGTTGTTTGGCTTGTGCTGGCCTTTGAGAATCCCCACATGGGATCAAACTTCATCTCAGCCAAGGTCTCTGTTTGGCTGCATAAATTGCATAGGCTTG CTCCTTCATTATGA